A genomic window from Triticum urartu cultivar G1812 chromosome 7, Tu2.1, whole genome shotgun sequence includes:
- the LOC125525107 gene encoding receptor-like cytoplasmic kinase 185 isoform X2, which translates to MDLQFLERILDGREKPTNLSFTLLKSITQNFSDDREIGHGGFATVYKGVLPNGNVAVKRIRNSHSIKEALFYREVDSLLNVEHKNVVRFLGFCASTEQTAIQIKGSKQHIYAEVRERLLCFEYISNGSLQKYITDELRGLEWNTRYKIIRGICEGLHHLHKEKQMYHMDLKPDNILLDNDMVPKITDFGLSRLDEKSKTMSEERHGSLGYCAPEYLHQGKMSFKSDMYSLGVIIIELVTGQKAIPSNNNNVLRRWRHRWKKTGNETPFVYQQVAKCLEIGLLCKEIDPSKRPYVWHLIHVIREVEGANAKISNAYEHTFGHISPYLEDDMLGIEPLQLHFPFELNNQMSCEIQLTNDTNSYIAFNIENTSPLSYHTQPQKGIMPPQSKCNVEITMQLQGKAPGYMHRANELIVWSTKVNDCIAVEDITMGMFINDAVRAVDEVNLDVVFDDNEPQESSDKSNEDDQENEEGSLSKSRKELKKVLGCSSGQNKSDADDDDDDDDDDDDDDDDDDDVSPVTEDEIRTVLLGVACVTTQDLVSIFKSRLRSPEYKNAFAEILKKIATIRKTNGYKYVVLREDKK; encoded by the exons ATGGATCTTCAGTTCTTGGAGCGTATACTTGATGGAAGAGAGAAGCCAACAAATCTATCATTCACACTTTTGAAGAGTATCACACAAAATTTCTCGGACGATCGAGAAATTGGCCATGGTGGATTCGCAACGGTTTATAAG GGAGTGCTCCCAAATGGGAACGTTGCGGTAAAGAGGATAAGGAACAGTCATTCAATCAAGGAGGCATTATTTTATCGTGAAGTTGACAGCCTGTTGAACGTTGAACATAAAAATGTGGTACGGTTTCTTGGCTTCTGTGCTAGCACAGAGCAAACAGCCATACAAATCAAGGGATCAAAACAACATATTTATGCAGAGGTAAGAGAAAGATTACTCTGTTTTGAGTATATCAGCAATGGAAGCCTGCAAAAATATATTACCG ATGAATTAAGGGGACTTGAATGGAATACACGTTATAAAATAATTAGAGGCATCTGTGAAGGTTTGCATCATCTGCACAAGGAAAAGCAGATGTATCATATGGATCTGAAACCCGATAATATACTACTAGACAATGATATGGTGCCGAAAATCACAGATTTTGGTTTATCGAGACTTGATGAGAAGTCAAAAACTATGAGTGAAGAACGTCATGGATCACT AGGATATTGTGCTCCAGAATATCTACATCAGGGAAAGATGTCATTCAAATCAGACATGTACAGTTTGGGTGTCATAATTATTGAACTAGTGACTGGACAAAAGGCGATCCCTAGTAATAATAACAAT GTACTTAGGAGATGGAGGCACAGATGGAAGAAAACTGGGAATGAAACACCATTTGTTTACCAACAAGTAGCAAAATGCCTCGAAATTGGGTTACTCTGCAAGGAAATTGACCCATCCAAACGGCCTTATGTATGGCATCTGATACATGTTATAAGAGAAGTTGAAGGTGCTAATGCAAAAATCAGCAATGCCTATGAACATACATTTGGACAT ATAAGCCCTTACTTGGAAGATGATATGCTTGGAATTGAGCCACTCCAACTACATTTTCCTTTTGAGCTCAACAACCAGATGTCATGTGAAATTCAGCTAACCAATGATACAAACTCTTACATTGCCTTCAATATCGAAAATACAAGCCCCCTGTCATACCACACACAGCCGCAGAAAGGCATTATGCCACCACAGTCCAAGTGCAATGTTGAAATAACAATGCAGCTGCAGGGAAAGGCACCAGGATATATGCATCGTGCAAATGAACTTATTGTGTGGAGCACCAAAGTGAATGATTGCATTGCAGTTGAGGATATAACTATGGGAATGTTCATTAATGATGCGGTCAGAGCTGTTGATGAGGTGAATTTGGATGTTGTTTTTGACGACAATGAGCCACAGGAATCAAGTGACAAAAGCAATGAG GATGACCAAGAAAATGAAGAAGGTAGCCTGAGCAAGTCACGAAAGGAATTAAAGAAGGTACTTGGTTGTTCTTCTGGACAAAATAAGTcggatgccgatgatgatgatgatgatgatgatgatgatgatgatgatgatgatgatgatgat GATGTATCTCCTGTGACAGAGGATGAGATCAGGACTGTTCTTCTTGGAGTGGCTTGTGTCACCACACAAGATTTAGTGTCCATATTTAAGTCTAGACTACGAAGTCCAGAG TACAAGAACGCCTTTGCTGAAATTCTGAAGAAAATTGCGACGATACGGAAGACTAATGGCTACAAATATGTCGTCCTCAGAGAGGATAAGAAATGA
- the LOC125525107 gene encoding receptor-like cytoplasmic kinase 185 isoform X1, which yields MDLQFLERILDGREKPTNLSFTLLKSITQNFSDDREIGHGGFATVYKGVLPNGNVAVKRIRNSHSIKEALFYREVDSLLNVEHKNVVRFLGFCASTEQTAIQIKGSKQHIYAEVRERLLCFEYISNGSLQKYITDELRGLEWNTRYKIIRGICEGLHHLHKEKQMYHMDLKPDNILLDNDMVPKITDFGLSRLDEKSKTMSEERHGSLGYCAPEYLHQGKMSFKSDMYSLGVIIIELVTGQKAIPSNNNNVLRRWRHRWKKTGNETPFVYQQVAKCLEIGLLCKEIDPSKRPYVWHLIHVIREVEGANAKISNAYEHTFGHISPYLEDDMLGIEPLQLHFPFELNNQMSCEIQLTNDTNSYIAFNIENTSPLSYHTQPQKGIMPPQSKCNVEITMQLQGKAPGYMHRANELIVWSTKVNDCIAVEDITMGMFINDAVRAVDEVNLDVVFDDNEPQESSDKSNEDDQENEEGSLSKSRKELKKVLGCSSGQNKSDADDDDDDDDDDDDDDDDDDQDVSPVTEDEIRTVLLGVACVTTQDLVSIFKSRLRSPEYKNAFAEILKKIATIRKTNGYKYVVLREDKK from the exons ATGGATCTTCAGTTCTTGGAGCGTATACTTGATGGAAGAGAGAAGCCAACAAATCTATCATTCACACTTTTGAAGAGTATCACACAAAATTTCTCGGACGATCGAGAAATTGGCCATGGTGGATTCGCAACGGTTTATAAG GGAGTGCTCCCAAATGGGAACGTTGCGGTAAAGAGGATAAGGAACAGTCATTCAATCAAGGAGGCATTATTTTATCGTGAAGTTGACAGCCTGTTGAACGTTGAACATAAAAATGTGGTACGGTTTCTTGGCTTCTGTGCTAGCACAGAGCAAACAGCCATACAAATCAAGGGATCAAAACAACATATTTATGCAGAGGTAAGAGAAAGATTACTCTGTTTTGAGTATATCAGCAATGGAAGCCTGCAAAAATATATTACCG ATGAATTAAGGGGACTTGAATGGAATACACGTTATAAAATAATTAGAGGCATCTGTGAAGGTTTGCATCATCTGCACAAGGAAAAGCAGATGTATCATATGGATCTGAAACCCGATAATATACTACTAGACAATGATATGGTGCCGAAAATCACAGATTTTGGTTTATCGAGACTTGATGAGAAGTCAAAAACTATGAGTGAAGAACGTCATGGATCACT AGGATATTGTGCTCCAGAATATCTACATCAGGGAAAGATGTCATTCAAATCAGACATGTACAGTTTGGGTGTCATAATTATTGAACTAGTGACTGGACAAAAGGCGATCCCTAGTAATAATAACAAT GTACTTAGGAGATGGAGGCACAGATGGAAGAAAACTGGGAATGAAACACCATTTGTTTACCAACAAGTAGCAAAATGCCTCGAAATTGGGTTACTCTGCAAGGAAATTGACCCATCCAAACGGCCTTATGTATGGCATCTGATACATGTTATAAGAGAAGTTGAAGGTGCTAATGCAAAAATCAGCAATGCCTATGAACATACATTTGGACAT ATAAGCCCTTACTTGGAAGATGATATGCTTGGAATTGAGCCACTCCAACTACATTTTCCTTTTGAGCTCAACAACCAGATGTCATGTGAAATTCAGCTAACCAATGATACAAACTCTTACATTGCCTTCAATATCGAAAATACAAGCCCCCTGTCATACCACACACAGCCGCAGAAAGGCATTATGCCACCACAGTCCAAGTGCAATGTTGAAATAACAATGCAGCTGCAGGGAAAGGCACCAGGATATATGCATCGTGCAAATGAACTTATTGTGTGGAGCACCAAAGTGAATGATTGCATTGCAGTTGAGGATATAACTATGGGAATGTTCATTAATGATGCGGTCAGAGCTGTTGATGAGGTGAATTTGGATGTTGTTTTTGACGACAATGAGCCACAGGAATCAAGTGACAAAAGCAATGAG GATGACCAAGAAAATGAAGAAGGTAGCCTGAGCAAGTCACGAAAGGAATTAAAGAAGGTACTTGGTTGTTCTTCTGGACAAAATAAGTcggatgccgatgatgatgatgatgatgatgatgatgatgatgatgatgatgatgatgatgat CAGGATGTATCTCCTGTGACAGAGGATGAGATCAGGACTGTTCTTCTTGGAGTGGCTTGTGTCACCACACAAGATTTAGTGTCCATATTTAAGTCTAGACTACGAAGTCCAGAG TACAAGAACGCCTTTGCTGAAATTCTGAAGAAAATTGCGACGATACGGAAGACTAATGGCTACAAATATGTCGTCCTCAGAGAGGATAAGAAATGA